One window from the genome of Streptococcus salivarius encodes:
- a CDS encoding DUF805 domain-containing protein, which translates to MIEAYKKFWEGYVDFEGRSTRSDYWFAYLVNALITWGLYIVVAVFGGIASATDSTVLAIFSLILGLIMFIYAVAAFLPGLAVTVRRLRDAGYNWPYIFVAFIPLVGWIILIVLLCKPSKVEYPFNNFNNPQQ; encoded by the coding sequence ATGATCGAAGCTTATAAGAAGTTTTGGGAGGGCTATGTAGATTTTGAGGGCCGTTCAACACGTTCAGATTATTGGTTTGCATACCTTGTTAATGCTTTAATTACCTGGGGACTATATATTGTGGTAGCAGTATTTGGAGGAATCGCAAGTGCAACAGACTCAACTGTCTTAGCTATTTTTTCGCTTATCCTCGGATTAATCATGTTTATTTATGCTGTCGCTGCCTTCTTACCTGGTCTTGCTGTAACAGTTCGTCGTTTGCGTGATGCTGGCTACAATTGGCCGTATATTTTTGTTGCATTTATCCCACTTGTAGGTTGGATTATCCTAATTGTTTTGCTATGTAAACCAAGTAAAGTGGAATACCCATTCAACAACTTCAATAATCCACAGCAATAA
- a CDS encoding DUF805 domain-containing protein: MFKAYKKYWMGYVDFTGRSTRSDYWLAVLANTIVGIILFSIVIVVSVFDSPNSHYHVILSLLYGFAMLYCFANYIPSIALQVRRLRDAGFHWALIFLRYAPVIGDIVLLVLCCQPTKVEFPFNNFNNLQQ, encoded by the coding sequence ATGTTTAAAGCTTATAAGAAGTATTGGATGGGCTATGTCGATTTTACAGGACGTTCAACTCGCTCAGACTATTGGTTGGCAGTTTTAGCGAATACTATTGTAGGTATCATTTTATTTAGCATAGTTATAGTTGTAAGTGTTTTTGATAGTCCGAATAGTCATTATCATGTTATTCTCAGCTTACTGTATGGGTTTGCAATGCTATATTGTTTTGCTAACTATATTCCATCTATTGCCCTTCAGGTGCGTCGCTTACGTGATGCCGGTTTTCACTGGGCATTGATTTTCTTACGCTATGCGCCTGTTATAGGTGATATCGTACTGTTGGTTTTGTGTTGTCAACCCACAAAAGTAGAATTTCCTTTCAACAATTTTAATAATCTTCAGCAATGA
- a CDS encoding glutamate-5-semialdehyde dehydrogenase → MTYIDTLGQQAKVAGRQIAKLSTAAKNDLLNQVAKALVAESAYIITENAKDMANAKENGISEIMQDRLLLTEDRIAGIAEGVRQVADLQDPIGQVVRGYTNLDGLKIVQKRVPMGVIAMIFESRPNVSIDAFSLAFKTNNAIILRGGRDAINSNKALVTVARKALENAGITADAVQLVEDTSHEVAEELMAATKYVDLLIPRGGARLIQTVKEKAKVPVIETGVGNCHIYVDKYANLEMATQIVINAKTQRPSVCNAAESLVVHADIAEDFLPNLEKAISKVQAVEFRADETALKLMEKAVPASPEDFATEFLDYIMSVKVVDSLDEAIKWINTYTTSHSEAIVTQDISRAEQFQDDVDAAAVYVNASTRFTDGFVFGLGAEIGISTQKMHARGPMGLEALTSTKFYINGQGQVRE, encoded by the coding sequence ATGACATATATTGATACATTGGGCCAGCAGGCCAAGGTGGCAGGTCGTCAGATTGCTAAATTGTCAACAGCAGCTAAAAACGACCTTTTAAATCAAGTAGCTAAAGCTCTAGTAGCTGAGAGTGCCTATATTATCACTGAAAATGCTAAGGATATGGCCAATGCCAAGGAAAATGGTATTTCAGAGATTATGCAAGACCGCTTGCTCTTAACGGAAGACCGTATCGCAGGGATTGCTGAGGGTGTCCGTCAGGTGGCAGACCTTCAGGATCCAATTGGTCAAGTGGTTCGTGGCTATACGAATCTGGATGGTCTCAAAATCGTTCAAAAGCGTGTTCCTATGGGTGTTATCGCTATGATTTTTGAGAGCCGTCCCAATGTCTCAATCGATGCCTTTAGCCTTGCCTTTAAAACCAATAATGCTATCATTCTCCGAGGAGGACGTGATGCCATCAATTCCAACAAGGCCTTGGTTACAGTAGCCCGTAAGGCTTTGGAAAATGCGGGTATCACAGCAGATGCCGTTCAGCTGGTTGAAGATACCTCTCATGAGGTAGCAGAGGAACTCATGGCGGCGACCAAGTATGTTGACTTGCTCATCCCTCGTGGTGGAGCCCGTCTCATCCAAACGGTTAAAGAAAAAGCCAAGGTTCCTGTCATCGAAACGGGTGTTGGTAACTGTCATATTTATGTGGATAAATATGCTAACTTAGAGATGGCGACACAGATTGTCATCAATGCCAAAACACAGCGACCAAGTGTTTGTAATGCTGCAGAATCTCTCGTCGTTCATGCTGATATTGCGGAAGACTTCTTGCCTAACTTGGAAAAAGCTATTTCAAAAGTTCAAGCTGTTGAGTTCCGTGCAGATGAAACGGCTCTGAAACTCATGGAAAAAGCTGTACCAGCTTCACCAGAAGATTTTGCGACAGAGTTTCTTGACTATATTATGTCTGTTAAAGTGGTAGACAGCCTTGATGAGGCCATTAAATGGATTAATACTTACACGACATCGCATTCAGAGGCTATCGTGACTCAGGATATCAGTCGTGCGGAGCAATTCCAAGATGATGTAGACGCTGCAGCGGTCTATGTCAATGCCTCAACCCGTTTCACAGACGGCTTCGTCTTTGGATTGGGGGCTGAAATCGGAATCTCAACTCAAAAAATGCACGCCCGTGGCCCAATGGGACTGGAGGCCCTAACGTCAACCAAGTTCTATATTAACGGACAAGGACAAGTTAGAGAATAA
- the proB gene encoding glutamate 5-kinase, whose product MKRNFDSVKRLVIKIGTSSLVLPSGKINLEKIDQLAFVISSLHNKGIEVVLVSSGAMGFGLNVLDLEKRPAEVGKQQAVSSVGQVAMMSLYSQVFSHYQTKVSQLLLTRDVVEYPESLANAINAFESLFELGVVPVVNENDAVSVDEMDHATKFGDNDRLSAIVAKIVGADLLIMLSDIDGLFDKNPNVYEDATLRSYVPEITEEIIASAGGAGSKFGTGGMMSKIKSAQMVFENQSQMVLMNGENPRDILRVLEGAKIGTLFKQED is encoded by the coding sequence ATGAAACGAAATTTTGACTCAGTAAAACGCCTGGTTATCAAAATCGGGACTAGCTCTCTGGTTTTACCATCAGGGAAAATTAATCTTGAAAAAATCGATCAATTAGCTTTTGTTATTTCTAGCTTGCATAATAAAGGAATTGAGGTTGTCCTCGTATCCTCTGGTGCCATGGGCTTTGGTCTCAATGTTCTAGACCTTGAGAAACGCCCAGCAGAAGTTGGTAAGCAACAGGCTGTCTCAAGTGTAGGGCAGGTAGCTATGATGAGCCTTTATTCTCAGGTCTTTTCACATTATCAGACCAAGGTATCTCAGTTGCTTTTGACGCGTGATGTGGTTGAGTATCCCGAGAGTTTGGCCAATGCCATCAATGCCTTTGAGAGCCTCTTCGAGCTTGGAGTTGTCCCAGTTGTGAATGAAAATGACGCTGTCAGCGTAGATGAAATGGACCATGCGACTAAGTTTGGAGACAATGACCGCTTGTCTGCTATCGTTGCTAAGATTGTTGGTGCAGACCTACTCATCATGTTGTCAGATATTGATGGGCTCTTTGATAAGAACCCAAATGTCTATGAGGATGCGACCCTTCGTAGCTATGTCCCAGAGATTACAGAGGAAATTATAGCCTCAGCTGGTGGTGCCGGTAGTAAATTTGGTACGGGTGGTATGATGAGTAAGATTAAGTCAGCTCAGATGGTTTTTGAAAATCAAAGCCAAATGGTTTTGATGAATGGTGAAAATCCACGTGACATTCTTCGTGTCCTAGAAGGAGCCAAGATTGGTACACTCTTTAAACAGGAGGACTAA